A single Paraburkholderia sp. FT54 DNA region contains:
- a CDS encoding DUF4148 domain-containing protein has protein sequence MMKTLVCLTLAISALASPALSFAQSSPGQLTRAEVRADLVRVEQAGYNPSDSADAEYPANIQAAEAKIAAQDGSHLANEAVGGVAQNGASGAGAPAHAQAPTSTCVGPVSFCDVFSGG, from the coding sequence ATCATGAAGACGCTCGTTTGCCTCACCCTCGCCATTAGTGCCCTCGCCAGCCCCGCCCTGAGTTTCGCGCAGAGCTCCCCGGGCCAGCTAACGCGTGCCGAGGTACGCGCTGATCTCGTCCGCGTCGAACAGGCTGGCTACAACCCGTCCGATAGCGCCGATGCAGAGTACCCCGCCAATATTCAGGCCGCTGAAGCGAAGATTGCCGCACAGGACGGCAGTCACCTTGCAAACGAAGCGGTGGGCGGCGTAGCCCAGAACGGCGCATCCGGGGCTGGTGCCCCAGCACATGCGCAGGCGCCGACTTCCACCTGCGTCGGTCCGGTTAGCTTCTGCGACGTTTTCTCCGGTGGCTAA
- a CDS encoding porin, translating into MLHKFAKMLKHVFSVALLSLFAATSYAQSSVTLYGIIDTSVVYASNEATGRAGVGHSGVEMNSSSVNATQFGFRGKEDLGGGLNAIFDLEDGFNSVNGKPNNPGDLFGRQAFVGLTSTRYGTVTLGRRYAFMSDYVSPLSAEGLGWGGNSADHPFDNDDMIRHQSIQNSVRFDSLNYHGLAFGGMYGFSNEAGQFSNDRFYSFGVKYANGPVSLAAAFEQTDRSANPAELNTTGAVTNSDNDAVMTGGREQIWGIGGKYSFGASSIGFVWTHSATNNVTSVFQGAGLAPLVGNDLWFDNFEINGRYFVTHALSLAAAYTLTDGHFDSASKNLYPTWHEAVAQADYSFSRRTDVYLEGLYQVVTGGGGVAAFNASMFNLPPSANNRQLLLAIGLRHRF; encoded by the coding sequence ATGCTTCATAAATTTGCAAAAATGCTTAAACATGTATTTTCAGTAGCTCTTCTATCCCTATTTGCAGCGACTAGTTATGCACAAAGCAGCGTGACGCTTTACGGAATCATCGATACGTCGGTGGTTTATGCGAGCAACGAGGCTACGGGGCGAGCAGGCGTGGGCCACAGCGGTGTCGAGATGAACAGCAGCAGCGTCAACGCGACGCAATTTGGCTTCCGCGGAAAGGAGGATCTCGGCGGCGGACTGAACGCCATTTTTGATCTTGAGGACGGGTTTAACAGTGTCAACGGCAAACCGAATAATCCTGGCGACTTGTTTGGGCGGCAGGCTTTCGTCGGCTTGACTTCGACACGATACGGTACCGTCACACTGGGGCGGCGCTACGCTTTCATGTCTGACTACGTCTCGCCGCTTAGCGCCGAAGGATTGGGATGGGGAGGCAATTCTGCCGATCACCCGTTCGATAACGACGACATGATTCGGCATCAGAGTATCCAAAACTCCGTAAGATTCGACAGCCTTAACTACCATGGCCTGGCGTTCGGCGGGATGTACGGGTTCTCGAACGAAGCTGGTCAATTTTCCAACGATCGATTCTATAGCTTTGGCGTCAAGTACGCGAATGGGCCCGTCTCCTTGGCGGCTGCCTTCGAACAGACCGACCGGTCCGCCAACCCTGCCGAGCTGAACACGACCGGGGCGGTGACCAACAGCGACAACGATGCGGTCATGACCGGCGGGCGCGAGCAAATTTGGGGCATCGGCGGAAAATACAGTTTCGGAGCGTCATCCATTGGCTTTGTATGGACGCATTCAGCCACGAACAATGTCACCAGCGTGTTCCAGGGCGCCGGTCTCGCCCCTCTGGTCGGCAACGATCTCTGGTTCGACAACTTTGAAATCAATGGCCGGTACTTTGTGACCCACGCCTTGAGCCTTGCAGCGGCGTACACGCTGACCGATGGGCATTTCGATTCGGCGAGCAAGAATCTCTATCCGACATGGCACGAGGCCGTCGCACAGGCGGACTACTCATTCAGCAGGCGTACCGACGTCTATCTCGAAGGACTCTATCAAGTCGTCACTGGCGGCGGCGGCGTTGCAGCGTTTAACGCATCGATGTTCAATCTTCCGCCATCCGCAAACAATCGACAGTTGTTGCTCGCCATTGGCTTGCGGCATCGATTCTGA
- a CDS encoding cytochrome c, translating into MRHSTLALLTVVTAAGVLDGYAGSPAGAPLATALNRTVSVTLPDSHNVFPPGEGADIANSQCMICHSAGMVTRQPPLSYDEWKLEINKMRSAYGAPLPENQVDSLAKYLTEIAGKPQGK; encoded by the coding sequence ATGAGACATTCGACACTCGCGTTACTGACCGTCGTCACGGCTGCGGGCGTGTTGGACGGTTACGCCGGTTCCCCGGCGGGAGCGCCGTTGGCGACGGCGCTCAACCGCACTGTCAGCGTGACGCTACCCGATAGCCATAACGTGTTTCCGCCGGGCGAAGGTGCGGACATTGCCAACTCGCAATGCATGATCTGCCACTCGGCGGGGATGGTGACGCGGCAGCCCCCGTTGTCGTATGACGAATGGAAGTTGGAAATCAACAAGATGCGTTCCGCTTACGGCGCGCCGCTTCCCGAGAACCAGGTCGACAGCCTGGCAAAATACCTGACGGAGATTGCCGGAAAGCCGCAGGGGAAGTGA
- a CDS encoding DUF4148 domain-containing protein — MHKLSSITLSMIFLAMAGITSNAFAQEKTRAEIRQELIQAENNGLHFVTDISYSEINPILEQQAPRLKQQSDSGVGADMTGSSAAGTTRLAKDHPTAQGCVGPVDFCAPYFGS; from the coding sequence ATGCACAAGCTTTCGTCAATTACTCTATCGATGATCTTCCTCGCGATGGCAGGCATCACGTCCAACGCGTTTGCCCAGGAAAAGACGCGTGCTGAAATCCGTCAGGAACTGATCCAGGCCGAAAACAATGGCCTGCATTTCGTGACCGACATCTCGTACTCCGAGATCAACCCGATCCTCGAACAGCAGGCCCCCCGCCTCAAGCAGCAAAGCGACAGCGGCGTTGGCGCTGACATGACCGGCTCGAGTGCGGCAGGCACCACCCGCCTCGCGAAGGATCACCCTACCGCCCAGGGCTGCGTAGGTCCCGTCGACTTCTGCGCACCGTACTTCGGCAGCTGA
- a CDS encoding DUF4148 domain-containing protein, with translation MNKRLVLSLSIIVLASAGIVTNASAAEKTRAEVRQELIQAENSGLRFVTDTSYPDVNPIFAQQVAHLKQQQSGTGADTSGSSAAGHREAADSTSVAQGRTATPACVGPVSFCTPYFGS, from the coding sequence ATGAATAAGCGCCTTGTACTGAGCCTTTCCATCATCGTCCTTGCCTCGGCCGGCATTGTCACCAACGCGTCCGCCGCGGAAAAGACCCGGGCGGAGGTCCGCCAGGAGCTGATCCAGGCAGAGAACAGCGGCCTGCGTTTCGTGACAGACACGTCGTATCCCGACGTCAATCCGATCTTTGCGCAACAGGTTGCCCATCTCAAGCAGCAGCAAAGCGGTACGGGTGCCGACACGTCAGGTTCGAGCGCCGCCGGCCACCGGGAAGCAGCCGATAGCACCAGCGTCGCCCAGGGCCGGACGGCCACGCCGGCCTGCGTCGGTCCGGTGAGCTTCTGCACGCCGTACTTCGGCAGCTAA
- a CDS encoding TQO small subunit DoxD — protein MTSSSFRTIDHMSPPASRTVSGTVETAGRIAGLSMISVRAIQGFIYWGGGSRRFIYAPSKLDPNATHWMANKFQTAMPGALLGMSHVISYMLHHFVLLYAGVILFSAAELVVGLMLMMGLYTRVAALASMGFSVVLMLMFGWQGATCIDEWTMASCNLAMGATLLLGGGGAYALDNVLLRRNPKLADNRLFRWVSGCLPLPVADGQWRTLALLVLAFVVVFDVSTYSYYRGSVLTPFHSGPVSPTAHHVTLADATLGADGTVRFHATLDAGTPEAPLHIVRAALLDANKSSIVQWDAEALSKLPKTAFANDYAYNKFGTGPFGLRAAMGAAAYITLTVPAAQAADTVRGATLMLTDVDGRTFSTALGAPNALAR, from the coding sequence ATGACCTCTTCAAGCTTTCGAACAATCGATCACATGTCTCCTCCGGCAAGCCGCACTGTGTCGGGGACGGTGGAGACTGCCGGGCGCATTGCCGGACTGTCGATGATCTCGGTCCGCGCCATCCAGGGTTTCATCTATTGGGGCGGCGGCTCGCGGCGCTTTATTTACGCGCCGAGCAAGCTCGATCCCAATGCCACACACTGGATGGCCAACAAGTTCCAGACGGCCATGCCGGGCGCGCTGCTTGGCATGAGCCATGTGATCAGCTACATGCTGCATCACTTCGTTCTGCTGTACGCCGGCGTCATCCTGTTCAGTGCCGCTGAGCTGGTGGTGGGCCTGATGCTGATGATGGGTCTGTACACGCGCGTCGCGGCGCTTGCGTCGATGGGCTTCTCCGTTGTGCTGATGCTGATGTTCGGCTGGCAGGGCGCGACCTGTATCGACGAATGGACAATGGCCTCGTGCAATCTCGCGATGGGCGCAACCCTGCTGCTCGGTGGCGGCGGCGCATATGCACTCGACAACGTGCTGCTGCGTCGGAACCCGAAACTCGCGGACAACCGGCTGTTCCGCTGGGTCTCGGGATGCCTGCCACTGCCGGTTGCGGACGGCCAGTGGCGCACGCTAGCGCTGCTAGTGCTCGCGTTCGTCGTCGTGTTCGATGTCAGCACGTACAGCTACTATCGCGGCTCGGTGCTCACCCCGTTCCACAGCGGTCCGGTGAGTCCGACCGCTCATCACGTCACGCTCGCCGACGCGACCCTCGGTGCCGACGGCACGGTACGCTTCCATGCGACGCTCGATGCCGGCACGCCGGAAGCGCCGCTTCATATCGTGCGCGCCGCGCTGCTCGACGCGAACAAGTCGTCGATCGTGCAGTGGGACGCTGAGGCGCTCTCGAAGCTGCCAAAAACGGCTTTCGCGAACGACTACGCATACAACAAGTTCGGCACCGGCCCGTTCGGACTCCGCGCGGCGATGGGAGCGGCCGCGTACATCACGCTGACTGTGCCCGCCGCACAGGCCGCGGATACCGTACGCGGCGCAACGCTGATGTTGACCGACGTCGACGGCCGGACGTTCTCAACGGCGCTCGGAGCGCCGAACGCGCTCGCACGGTAA
- a CDS encoding DUF4148 domain-containing protein, translated as MMKTLVCLTLAVSALASPALSFAQLAPSPVTRAQVRAGLVRLEQAGYTPGADNASYPVDIQAAEANIAAQDSQQLASGSVGGTAQGGSTQAGASVHAAPVRFVYAGR; from the coding sequence ATCATGAAGACGCTCGTTTGCCTCACCCTCGCCGTCAGCGCGCTCGCCAGTCCCGCACTGAGCTTTGCGCAACTGGCACCCAGCCCTGTGACCCGCGCGCAGGTCCGCGCCGGACTTGTCCGTCTCGAGCAGGCCGGCTATACCCCGGGCGCCGACAACGCATCCTACCCTGTCGATATCCAGGCCGCCGAAGCGAACATCGCAGCCCAGGACAGCCAGCAACTGGCGAGCGGTTCCGTAGGCGGCACGGCGCAGGGCGGCTCAACCCAGGCAGGTGCATCAGTCCATGCAGCGCCAGTCCGCTTTGTCTATGCGGGACGTTGA
- a CDS encoding DsrE family protein → MNKVKTFMAAALVAAASMSAHAASADAPGFWTTPTIQGYGKIHYLPNSTFKPQPGHTYKVVFALTQGVKEPSKVNPALDHVARTVNLYVAAGVPVAKLKFVAVAYGAATPLALSDPQYRAAYGVPNPNLPLIAELKKAGVTVSVCGQAAAEHHFEYDWIDTNVTLALSGLTTVTTLEQQGYVLMPL, encoded by the coding sequence ATGAACAAAGTCAAAACTTTCATGGCAGCTGCGTTGGTCGCGGCTGCATCAATGTCAGCCCATGCGGCGAGCGCTGATGCGCCTGGATTCTGGACCACGCCTACGATCCAAGGCTACGGCAAAATCCACTATCTGCCCAACAGCACGTTCAAGCCTCAACCGGGTCACACCTACAAGGTAGTGTTTGCTCTGACGCAAGGCGTCAAAGAGCCCTCCAAAGTCAATCCTGCGCTCGATCACGTGGCCCGCACAGTCAACCTGTATGTCGCCGCAGGTGTGCCAGTGGCAAAACTGAAATTCGTCGCGGTTGCCTATGGCGCCGCAACGCCGCTCGCGCTCAGCGATCCGCAGTACCGGGCCGCGTACGGCGTGCCCAACCCCAATTTGCCGTTGATCGCCGAACTGAAGAAGGCCGGCGTGACGGTATCCGTTTGCGGACAGGCGGCAGCCGAACATCATTTCGAATATGACTGGATCGATACGAACGTGACGCTCGCCCTCTCGGGTCTGACCACCGTCACGACCCTCGAGCAGCAAGGCTATGTTCTGATGCCGCTGTAA
- a CDS encoding putative sulfate exporter family transporter, whose protein sequence is MSLQQITIRVEQKAPSGTGLTACLRRYAPGTILCISITPAAYALQMVEQHLFGRAWLEPLVLAILVGTAVRSVWTPSARWLPGINLCAKTLLEIAIVLLGASLSLQTLRAAGLGLFVGIAAVVIVAIVVSYVAARVLGLHHRLALLVACGNAICGNSAIAAVAPVIDAHSDDVVASIAFTAELGVLVVLGLPLLVPLLHLSALQYGTLAGLTVYAVPQVLAATVPVSATSAHIGMLVKLTRVLMLGPVILALSGGSRPRGDAGSAAAPGQARHTCRCPLTHCAHAHQHCADPDAADRVICELCP, encoded by the coding sequence ATGTCGCTTCAACAAATCACCATCCGCGTCGAGCAGAAGGCTCCCTCAGGGACCGGCCTTACAGCCTGCTTGCGGCGCTATGCGCCCGGCACCATCCTTTGTATCTCCATCACACCGGCAGCCTACGCGCTTCAGATGGTCGAACAGCACCTCTTCGGGCGTGCATGGCTCGAACCGCTCGTGCTCGCGATTCTTGTGGGCACCGCGGTACGAAGCGTTTGGACGCCGTCCGCGCGATGGTTGCCGGGCATCAACCTGTGTGCGAAGACGTTGCTCGAAATCGCGATCGTCTTGCTCGGCGCTTCCCTTAGCTTGCAGACCCTAAGGGCAGCAGGGCTGGGGCTCTTTGTGGGAATTGCTGCAGTCGTGATCGTAGCCATTGTGGTGAGCTATGTTGCCGCGCGCGTGCTCGGTTTGCATCACCGGCTCGCCCTGCTCGTCGCGTGCGGCAACGCGATCTGCGGTAACTCCGCAATTGCCGCCGTAGCGCCTGTGATCGACGCGCATAGCGACGACGTCGTCGCATCGATCGCTTTTACCGCTGAGCTTGGCGTCCTTGTCGTGCTTGGGCTGCCGCTACTTGTGCCACTGCTGCATCTGAGCGCATTACAATATGGCACGTTGGCGGGGCTCACCGTCTATGCGGTACCCCAGGTGCTGGCGGCAACGGTTCCCGTGTCCGCAACGAGCGCGCACATTGGCATGCTGGTCAAGCTGACGCGCGTACTCATGCTTGGCCCGGTCATCCTGGCGCTCTCCGGCGGTTCGCGTCCGCGGGGCGACGCAGGCAGCGCCGCGGCGCCCGGCCAAGCGCGTCACACTTGCCGTTGTCCTCTCACTCACTGCGCTCACGCTCATCAGCATTGCGCTGATCCGGATGCTGCGGATCGCGTGATATGCGAGTTATGCCCATGA
- a CDS encoding high-potential iron-sulfur protein translates to MQVSRRHFMIFAASLASTAVLTSEARADAPMLSDSDPTAQSLGYKPDATQIDKAKYSKYQTGQTCANCQLYQGKPGDAAGPCPIFGGKQVSAKGWCSAYVKKA, encoded by the coding sequence GTGCAAGTCTCACGTCGCCACTTCATGATATTTGCCGCGTCGCTGGCGTCGACCGCGGTACTCACCAGTGAGGCGCGAGCTGACGCGCCCATGCTCTCCGACAGCGATCCTACGGCCCAGTCGCTAGGGTATAAACCGGATGCAACCCAGATCGACAAAGCCAAATATTCAAAATACCAGACTGGACAGACGTGTGCGAATTGCCAGCTCTATCAGGGCAAGCCAGGTGATGCTGCCGGGCCGTGTCCGATCTTTGGCGGTAAACAGGTCAGTGCCAAGGGATGGTGCAGCGCGTATGTGAAAAAAGCCTGA
- a CDS encoding substrate-binding domain-containing protein, translated as MIRQTTKAALTCLMCAVSALTVSLAHSADAAPSSPNQSVYPPWQHGANDDRTERGLQFTEPDADNLADFHGNPIDPALTLYVGGNYFFAMAPLVHAFEARYPQYKGHVYWETIPPGLLVKQMENGGTVTVGNMTWTVAPDVYLAGLGAVKKQIAAGLLQAPAAPYVTNTLTIMVPKGNPAHITGLADLGKPGIRLAMPNPEFEGIARQIKASLSHAGGNALLNEVYGTKVAGGSTMLTHIHHRQTPLWIMQGKAEAGVTWQSEAMFQEQAGHPISHVDIPASDNATAIYAGAVAKHAPHSAAAQLWLDFIRSPEGLAIFERYGFKPYHASGS; from the coding sequence ATGATTCGTCAAACCACGAAAGCGGCGCTCACGTGTCTCATGTGTGCAGTGAGCGCACTCACTGTTTCGCTTGCTCACTCCGCAGATGCGGCGCCGTCGTCCCCGAACCAGTCCGTCTATCCGCCTTGGCAACACGGCGCAAACGACGATCGCACCGAGCGCGGCTTGCAATTTACCGAGCCCGATGCCGACAACCTTGCCGATTTCCACGGCAACCCCATTGACCCGGCGCTTACGCTGTATGTCGGCGGCAACTACTTCTTTGCGATGGCGCCGCTCGTGCACGCATTCGAGGCACGATATCCGCAATACAAAGGCCACGTTTACTGGGAGACCATCCCGCCCGGCCTGCTTGTGAAGCAAATGGAGAATGGTGGGACCGTTACGGTCGGCAACATGACCTGGACGGTTGCGCCTGATGTCTATCTCGCCGGGCTAGGCGCGGTGAAGAAGCAAATCGCGGCAGGACTTCTGCAGGCACCCGCAGCGCCCTATGTGACCAACACGTTGACGATCATGGTGCCGAAGGGCAATCCCGCGCACATCACGGGGCTCGCCGATCTCGGCAAGCCCGGGATCCGGCTCGCCATGCCGAACCCCGAATTCGAGGGCATCGCGCGGCAGATCAAGGCCTCACTCAGCCACGCAGGCGGCAACGCGCTATTGAACGAAGTCTATGGCACGAAGGTCGCCGGCGGTTCGACCATGCTTACGCACATCCATCACCGGCAGACGCCGCTGTGGATCATGCAGGGCAAGGCAGAGGCGGGCGTCACATGGCAATCGGAAGCCATGTTCCAGGAACAGGCTGGCCACCCCATCAGCCATGTCGACATTCCGGCATCCGACAACGCCACAGCGATCTATGCCGGGGCGGTTGCAAAGCATGCGCCTCACTCCGCAGCGGCACAGCTCTGGTTGGATTTCATCCGCTCGCCCGAAGGGCTCGCGATCTTCGAGCGGTACGGATTCAAGCCTTACCACGCCAGCGGTTCCTGA
- a CDS encoding LysR family transcriptional regulator: MTLDQLRIFVAVAEQEHLTRAANALALSQSAVSSSIAAFEDRYETKLFDRIGRNIALTAAGRVFLVEAQAVLARAASAQGVLADLAGLRCGELSVAASQTVANYWLPAVMHRFHKNHPGVVLTLSIANTEQVVRKVDEGTVDLGFVEDQVEVSGLAVCPVAKDQLALVVAPDHPWAPYEAIPVNADLRESAWVLREPGSGTRGIFEKSVRNLGIDPATLNIALQLSSNEAVRSAVEAGAGATVLSRLVVKSSIRVGTLTALRWPLPERGFLMLRNEQRYASEAIRAFCTLASTYGEQSIGSP, from the coding sequence ATGACCCTCGATCAGCTTCGCATCTTTGTCGCAGTCGCCGAGCAGGAACACCTGACTCGCGCGGCTAATGCCCTTGCGCTTTCCCAGTCGGCTGTAAGCAGTTCAATTGCAGCGTTCGAGGATCGATATGAGACAAAGCTGTTCGACCGGATCGGCCGCAACATCGCGCTTACGGCAGCCGGACGGGTGTTTCTCGTCGAAGCCCAGGCGGTCCTTGCGCGCGCTGCGTCAGCGCAGGGCGTACTGGCGGATCTCGCCGGCTTGCGATGCGGCGAACTGTCGGTGGCGGCCAGCCAGACGGTGGCCAATTACTGGTTGCCGGCGGTGATGCATCGCTTTCACAAGAATCATCCTGGCGTCGTGCTCACGCTCTCGATTGCCAATACCGAGCAGGTCGTCCGGAAGGTCGATGAAGGCACCGTCGATCTCGGCTTCGTCGAAGACCAGGTCGAAGTGAGCGGGCTGGCCGTTTGCCCAGTTGCCAAAGATCAACTCGCACTGGTGGTCGCCCCGGACCACCCGTGGGCCCCATACGAAGCGATACCTGTCAATGCTGACCTGCGCGAGAGCGCCTGGGTGCTGCGGGAACCGGGGTCGGGGACGCGCGGCATATTCGAGAAGTCTGTACGAAACCTCGGCATCGACCCGGCCACGCTCAATATTGCGCTGCAGCTGTCATCTAACGAAGCGGTACGTTCCGCGGTCGAGGCAGGTGCAGGTGCAACGGTACTATCGCGACTGGTCGTCAAGTCTTCGATCAGGGTCGGTACCCTGACGGCGCTACGCTGGCCTTTGCCGGAGCGCGGTTTTCTGATGTTGCGCAACGAGCAACGTTACGCGAGCGAGGCGATACGGGCCTTTTGCACGTTGGCGTCCACATACGGCGAGCAGTCAATCGGTTCGCCGTAG
- a CDS encoding molybdopterin-dependent oxidoreductase encodes MGHQPDTMGERRRLILRGIAAGSLAGTFTSLSRATWAEGHIDLPFEGGQRDLTDAFPQKGEMILLRTRPPLLETPFTVFDHGVFTPNDQFYVRWHLANIPTQIDGAAFRLNVHGAVKRELSLSLTELLTKFPRVELAAVNQCSGNSRGFFAPRVAGGQWANGAMGNALWTGVRLRDILDRAGVKAGSVAVRLHGLDTGVIPATPAFMKSLRVDHARDGEVMVAYAMNGQPLPMVNGFPTRLIVPGWYSTYWVKMLSDIEVLEQPDDNFWMVKAYLVPDTPHASMKPGQTGVPMVPISRMVPRSFITNLSDHQHVPAERPLTVRGIAFGGDAGVRDVRVSADGGSTWSPARLGHDHGKYSFRQWEIRLTPKRGPTVLQVKASNTSGIAQPAMANWNPGGYMRYVIESMTVVGA; translated from the coding sequence ATGGGACATCAGCCGGACACTATGGGCGAGCGGCGCCGCCTGATTCTGCGTGGCATCGCGGCAGGCAGTCTGGCGGGCACCTTCACTTCCTTGAGCCGCGCGACATGGGCTGAAGGACACATCGATTTGCCCTTCGAAGGCGGCCAGCGCGACCTGACGGACGCATTCCCGCAAAAGGGCGAAATGATCCTGCTACGGACCCGGCCGCCGTTACTGGAAACCCCTTTCACCGTATTCGACCACGGGGTGTTCACACCCAATGACCAGTTTTACGTGCGCTGGCACCTGGCCAATATTCCCACGCAGATCGATGGTGCCGCGTTCCGGTTGAATGTACATGGGGCCGTGAAGCGGGAACTTAGCCTGAGTCTGACCGAGTTGCTCACGAAGTTTCCCCGCGTGGAACTTGCCGCCGTCAACCAGTGCTCAGGCAACTCCCGAGGGTTCTTCGCTCCACGTGTCGCGGGAGGTCAATGGGCGAACGGCGCGATGGGCAACGCATTGTGGACTGGTGTGCGCTTGCGCGACATTCTGGATCGGGCGGGTGTAAAGGCCGGTTCAGTTGCGGTTCGCCTTCATGGCCTGGATACGGGCGTTATACCCGCGACCCCGGCTTTCATGAAGTCATTGCGCGTCGATCATGCCCGCGACGGGGAAGTTATGGTCGCCTATGCCATGAATGGCCAGCCACTTCCGATGGTGAACGGATTTCCGACGCGCCTGATTGTCCCAGGCTGGTATTCGACTTACTGGGTCAAGATGCTCAGCGACATCGAAGTCCTCGAACAGCCGGACGATAATTTCTGGATGGTGAAGGCTTATCTGGTTCCGGATACGCCGCATGCGAGCATGAAACCAGGGCAGACAGGCGTTCCAATGGTGCCAATAAGCCGCATGGTGCCGCGGTCATTCATTACCAACCTTTCGGATCATCAGCATGTTCCTGCGGAGCGGCCGCTTACCGTGCGTGGCATCGCATTTGGTGGCGATGCCGGCGTACGGGACGTGCGTGTTTCCGCAGACGGCGGGTCAACCTGGTCGCCGGCGCGCCTCGGTCACGACCACGGCAAGTACAGCTTCAGGCAATGGGAAATCCGCCTGACGCCGAAACGCGGCCCGACGGTTTTGCAGGTCAAGGCCTCGAACACGTCTGGGATCGCACAGCCGGCCATGGCGAACTGGAACCCTGGTGGGTACATGCGTTACGTTATCGAGTCCATGACCGTGGTCGGAGCATGA
- a CDS encoding ATP-binding protein produces the protein MLKLLASQAAIALENARLYRDLANARRRFGASSTRTSSGVFTWDLEGRILEANDAFLRIVGYDRPAAALRWLGAWPPNVDEATQALERIVNDAMRAGEIIGRIRDLIKKTPPRKDSVDINEAVCEVIALTRGEATKYGISVQTVLDERLPPVPGDRVQLQQVMLNLIVSAIEAMSAMSKGPRDLLISTAADSSQRIPIAVSDSGPGLPQEGSERVFDPFYTTKASGLGMGLSICRSIAYGGRLSAKPNVPRGAVFQVSLPAHADNPLGGAGADPEAPPTR, from the coding sequence GTGCTGAAGCTGCTGGCGTCTCAGGCCGCCATCGCGCTGGAAAATGCCCGTTTGTACCGCGATCTGGCGAACGCGAGGCGAAGATTCGGCGCCTCGTCGACGCGAACATCGTCGGGGGTCTTCACTTGGGATCTCGAAGGTCGGATTCTCGAGGCCAATGACGCGTTTCTGCGTATCGTCGGCTATGACCGTCCTGCGGCCGCCTTACGCTGGCTTGGCGCCTGGCCGCCGAATGTCGATGAGGCGACGCAGGCGCTCGAGCGTATCGTCAATGACGCGATGCGAGCCGGCGAGATCATTGGGCGGATTCGTGATCTCATCAAGAAGACGCCCCCACGCAAGGATAGCGTCGACATCAACGAGGCAGTTTGTGAAGTGATTGCGCTCACGCGTGGTGAAGCCACGAAGTACGGCATCTCTGTGCAGACAGTACTCGATGAGCGCTTACCGCCTGTTCCAGGAGACCGCGTCCAGTTGCAACAGGTGATGCTCAACTTGATCGTGAGCGCCATCGAGGCGATGAGCGCAATGAGCAAGGGGCCACGCGACTTGCTGATCAGCACGGCCGCAGATTCATCGCAGAGGATTCCTATTGCCGTCTCAGACTCGGGCCCGGGATTGCCCCAGGAGGGGAGCGAGCGTGTCTTCGATCCGTTCTATACGACCAAGGCAAGTGGCTTGGGCATGGGCTTGTCAATCTGCCGTTCGATCGCGTACGGGGGACGACTTTCGGCGAAGCCGAACGTGCCTCGCGGTGCCGTGTTTCAGGTTTCCCTGCCTGCTCACGCGGACAACCCATTGGGAGGAGCCGGTGCTGATCCGGAAGCTCCCCCGACGCGTTGA